GCGGCGTGTTGCTCATGCTGTCGGCAGTGCTGGTCTCTGCCGCCATCCTGCTGCTTGTGGCGGCCAATTGGCAGGCCATTCCGCGCCTGGTGAAGGTGTCTGGCCTGATTCTGCTGATCTGGGGCTTTCACGGCGGTGCGGCCTTCTGCCTCGCTCAAGGGCGGCAGGCGTCGGGTCATGCCCTTCTGGTGCTGGGAGCAGCCAGTTTCGGCGCAGAACTGTCGCTGGTGGGGCAACTGTATCACCTCTCGGGTGACCTTCTCGATCTGCTTTATCTGTGGATCGGTATGGCAAGCCTGTCCTGCCTATTGTTTCGCTCCGGTGCGATGGCGGCTTTCGTTGGTGTTCTGGCGCTGGGCTTGGCGGCAGCAACCCTTGACCAGTTCGACTTTTCCTGGACGCCAGAGACGGTGTGGACGCCGCCCCTCTCGGCTGCGCTGGTGGCCGGGCTGGCACTTTTCACAGGCAACATCCGGGTTCAGCATATATCCGGCCTGCTGTTTCTTGGCTGGCTTGCCTGGATCTATGCGCAGATCATGCAGCCAGGCCTTGCCATGGCCTATGTGGCTCTCGGCGTTGCCGCTTTTGCAGCGTCAGCCTTGCCGCTGCTTGCCCGGTATATGTCCGTGCAGATTGCCGGTTTTCATGCCTTGCTGCTGGCGGCAATGGGTCTTTTCATCCTCAATATTGAGTTTGATCACGGTTTGCCGCTGGCGCTGGTGGCCGTCACTGCGGTTGGAATTTCCATTGCGGCCCTTGTGCTTCGCGGGCGTCATGATGGTGTGGTGCGGGCGCTGGCCTATCTGATTTTCGCAGGCGAGATCCTCTATCTGTCCTTTACAACAATTGATTCTTTGTTGGGGACCTCGGGCTTTTTCCTGATTGCCGGTGTGATTGTCGCTTTGCTGGCCCTCGGCGTCAGCCAGATGGAAAAGCTGCTGGGCACGCGCAGGCGTCCGATGACGGCTGAAGGACGGGAGCGGTGATGATGCAGCGCAATCATATTTTTCGTCTGGTTTCCGCGGCGATTCTTCTGGCTGCCCTGCAAACGGCGGCGATCGGCTACCAGATTGGCGAGCGGGCCAATGTTTTGCGCAACGGCCAGGAGGTCCTGCTGCGGACCGAGGCGGTCGATCCGCGCGACCTGCTGCGCGGCGATTTTGT
This region of Agrobacterium vitis genomic DNA includes:
- a CDS encoding DUF2157 domain-containing protein, with product MMYRAKLKKDLDRWTGMGLISKQAAEAMIEDHDGRAGNFNIGGVLLMLSAVLVSAAILLLVAANWQAIPRLVKVSGLILLIWGFHGGAAFCLAQGRQASGHALLVLGAASFGAELSLVGQLYHLSGDLLDLLYLWIGMASLSCLLFRSGAMAAFVGVLALGLAAATLDQFDFSWTPETVWTPPLSAALVAGLALFTGNIRVQHISGLLFLGWLAWIYAQIMQPGLAMAYVALGVAAFAASALPLLARYMSVQIAGFHALLLAAMGLFILNIEFDHGLPLALVAVTAVGISIAALVLRGRHDGVVRALAYLIFAGEILYLSFTTIDSLLGTSGFFLIAGVIVALLALGVSQMEKLLGTRRRPMTAEGRER